A single Lactuca sativa cultivar Salinas chromosome 8, Lsat_Salinas_v11, whole genome shotgun sequence DNA region contains:
- the LOC128127779 gene encoding receptor-like protein EIX1, producing MGIHLIFICVFLFAATYTCLGVGNVSVLCSEKERVALLNFKHSIQDPFEMLSSWVGNECCMWERIQCDGVTGNVQRLHLKGDDYCLLVGNKVSSSLAELRHLKYLDLSQNYFQGSRIPEFIGSLKQLTYLNLSDADFQGIIPPRIGNLSNLKVLDLSSNHHENFLKADDMAWAFGLSSLELLNLSYVDLSGAQNWDMMLHMIPSLKELSLSDCRLSNVNLGPFLNSSRILPNIKHLDLGYNSFKGPLPGLLQNMTSLTFLSLSAFNHSLTWNFPNLLSMIPFLSELHLSGCGLDKTHLSSPHLNYSTLSNIQHLDLSNNPLGGIFPSFLTNMSSLEVLDLSDTMLNSSRPIMPKLLELHLSSNKFKQIEDVGVWRQCHLKQLSVTDNEFAMEMIDTPKNASECSIYALEFLELSRSLNGRIPETLGGLANLRDLDLSYNKLTGSIPESLGRLRFLQVLDLSENQLNGSIPESLGKLASLTDLDLGSNLLDGTIPVSIGQLAKLCTLSIYNNSLEGAVTEAHFANLSVLKLLDASSNTKLTFNVSRGWIPPFQLIYLSLSSCNIGNGFPQWLRHLRKLQILELSNTTLSGPLPTWLRTMPIISYLDLSHNKLSGSLKNLPNAKNDDVYGFFALLLLEYNLFSGSIPRSLCRRTDLKGLDLSRNMLSGKIPNCVGNLQGLTIMSISSNQLSGAIPSSIALISSLFWLNLNKNNFTGEVPPELGNLQGLGVLDLGDNKLYGNIPNWIGKKLTSLVVLSLHKNNFTGRIPPSLCKSSNLQILDLAYNNLTGTIPRCVGNLNGMVVGHLMNVDYTFIDDDMNVIQVMKGVDLEYTTTWEIVYNMDLSSNKLVGEIPVELTALSMLVGLNLSNKHLRGGIPESIGKMKKLETLDFSKNELSGRIPSSMAALTFLSHLNLSHNNLSGQIPTGNQLQTLTDDPSIYAGNKHLCGPPLPNTCSNHQDSTTTTTSKKKHKAADEKMEVWLFYVDIMSGFGTGFWGVIGVLMFKKQWRHKLFMFAEETMDKIYVAVVVRVAKFKRGRE from the coding sequence ATGGGGATCCATCTCATTttcatatgtgtgtttttgtttgCAGCCACATATACTTGTTTGGGGGTTGGAAATGTTAGTGTCCTTTGCTCTGAGAAAGAGAGAGTTGCTCTTCTCAACTTCAAACACAGTATCCAAGATCCTTTTGAAATGTTGTCATCATGGGTTGGAAATGAGTGTTGCATGTGGGAACGAATCCAGTGTGATGGTGTCACTGGAAATGTTCAACGCCTTCATCTCAAAGGAGATGACTACTGCCTCTTAGTCGGTAATAAGGTGAGCTCTTCTTTGGCAGAGTTGAGGCATCTCAAATACCTCGACTTGAGTCAGAATTATTTTCAAGGAAGTCGGATCCCTGAGTTCATTGGATCATTGAAACAGCTGACCTACCTCAATCTCTCTGATGCTGATTTTCAAGGTATTATTCCTCCTCGCATTGGAAATCTTTCTAATTTAAAGGTTCTTGATCTCAGTTCAAACCATCATGAAAACTTTCTGAAGGCAGATGATATGGCATGGGCTTTTGGCCTTTCGTCACTCGAGCTTCTCAACTTGAGTTATGTGGATCTTAGTGGAGCACAAAACTGGGACATGATGCTTCACATGATTCCCTCCTTAAAAGAGTTAAGTTTGTCAGATTGTAGACTTTCCAATGTTAATCTTGGTCCTTTTCTTAATTCCAGTAGAATACTTCCTAATATAAAACACCTCGATCTTGGCTACAATTCTTTCAAAGGTCCACTCCCTGGCCTTCTTCAAAACATGACATCCCTAACATTCCTCAGTCTTTCTGCATTTAATCATAGTTTGACATGGAACTTTCCAAACCTACTAAGCATGATCCCTTTTTTGTCAGAGCTTCATTTGTCAGGTTGTGGGCTGGATAAGACGCATCTATCTTCTCCACATCTTAATTACAGTACACTTTCTAACATCCAGCACCTCGATCTTAGCAATAATCCACTTGGAGGCATATTTCCATCTTTTTTGACAAACATGAGCTCCCTAGAAGTCCTTGACCTTTCAGATACCATGCTGAATTCATCGCGTCCTATTATGCCTAAACTTCTAGAGCTTCATCTTTCTTCTAACAAGTTTAAGCAGATTGAGGATGTTGGAGTCTGGAGACAGTGCCACCTGAAACAATTAAGTGTAACAGATAATGAGTTTGCTATGGAAATGATTGACACACCAAAAAATGCATCAGAGTGCTCCATATATGCTTTGGAGTTTCTGGAATTAAGTCGGAGTTTAAATGGTAGAATTCCAGAAACACTTGGAGGACTGGCAAACTTAAGAGACCTTGATCTATCATACAACAAACTGACTGGTTCAATCCCTGAATCTCTAGGAAGATTAAGATTTTTACAAGTACTTGATCTATCTGAAAACCAATTGAATGGTTCAATTCCAGAATCCCTTGGAAAATTAGCATCTTTAACAGATTTGGATCTAGGATCTAATTTATTAGACGGGACTATTCCAGTTTCGATTGGGCAACTTGCCAAACTCTGTACTCTCTCTATCTATAACAATTCTTTAGAAGGAGCGGTTACCGAAGCCCATTTTGCTAATCTTTCAGTGTTGAAGCTCTTGGATGCTTCTTCTAACACTAAGCTGACATTCAATGTTTCACGTGGGTGGATACCTCCATTCCAGTTGATATATCTTAGTCTCAGCTCTTGCAATATCGGGAATGGATTTCCGCAGTGGCTTCGACATCTGAGGAAACTTCAAATCTTAGAGTTGTCCAATACTACACTTTCGGGGCCGCTGCCCACATGGCTGCGGACGATGCCCATCATTTCTTATTTAGATCTCTCTCACAACAAACTCAGCGGATCTTTGAAAAACCTTCCTAATGCGAAAAATGATGATGTATATGGGTTTTTTGCTCTATTACTTCTGGAATATAACCTTTTCAGTGGGTCAATTCCAAGGTCATTATGCAGAAGAACAGATTTGAAAGGGCTTGATCTTTCAAGAAACATGTTAAGTGGGAAAATTCCCAACTGTGTGGGGAATCTGCAGGGTTTGACTATCATGAGTATAAGCTCAAATCAGCTCTCTGGTGCCATTCCTAGCTCAATTGCTCTTATTTCATCATTATTTTGGTTAAATTTGAACAAAAATAACTTTACTGGTGAAGTTCCTCCAGAATTAGGGAATCTACAAGGTTTGGGAGTCTTAGATTTGGGTGACAATAAATTATATGGAAATATACCCAATTGGATAGGGAAAAAACTTACATCTTTGGTAGTTTTGAGTTTACACAAAAACAACTTCACTGGTAGAATTCCTCCATCTCTTTGCAAAAGTTCAAATCTTCAAATTTTGGATCTTGCATACAACAACTTAACCGGAACCATCCCTCGTTGTGTAGGAAACTTAAATGGCATGGTTGTGGGTCACTTGATGAATGTAGATTATACATTTATCGATGATGATATGAATGTGATTCAGGTCATGAAAGGTGTTGATCTTGAATATACAACAACTTGGGAAATAGTTTATAACATGGACCTTTCAAGCAATAAACTTGTGGGAGAAATACCGGTCGAGCTAACTGCACTTTCTATGTTGGTGGGTCTGAATCTGTCTAATAAGCATCTGAGAGGGGGTATTCCAGAGAGCATTGGAAAGATGAAGAAGTTGGAAACTCTTGATTTCTCAAAAAACGAGTTGAGCGGGAGGATCCCTTCAAGCATGGCGGCTTTGACTTTTTTGAGCCATTTgaatttgtcacacaacaacttgtCGGGACAAATTCCAACAGGAAATCAACTGCAGACGCTTACTGATGATCCATCAATATATGCTGGGAACAAACATCTATGTGGACCTCCATTGCCAAACACTTGCTCAAATCATCAagattcaacaacaacaacaacaagcaaGAAGAAACACAAAGCAGCTGATGAGAAGATGGAGGTATGGTTGTTTTATGTGGATATAATGAGTGGTTTTGGAACAGGGTTTTGGGGTGTTATTGGAGTTCTGATGTTCAAGAAGCAGTGGAGACACAAACTTTTCATGTTTGCTGAGGAAACCATGGATAAGATATACGTTGCAGTTGTGGTAAGAGTTGCCAAGTTCAAGAGAGGAAGAGAATAG
- the LOC111896162 gene encoding receptor-like protein EIX1: protein MAWAFGLTSLELLYLNSVNLSGTQNWNMALHMTPSLKEFSLSGCSLSNVNLGPFLNSSRILPNIQHLNLGYNSFKGPLPGLFQNMSSLTFLDLSGFNLSLAWNFPNLLSMIPSLSEIHLSGCGLDKTCLSSSPLLNFSTLSNIQHLDLGNNPLGGIFPSFLTNMSSLRVLELSNTMLNSSLPILPKLLVLHLSSNKFKQIEHVGIWRQCHLKQLSVTDNEFDMEMTDPPKNASECSQYALEFLELSWSLKGRIPETLGRLTNLRDLDLSDNGVTGTIPESLGRLSFLEVLDLSQNQLTGLIPESLGKLAALTDMDLGSNLLNGTIPVSIGQLAKLRSLYISRNYLEGAIIEAHFANLSMLEHLDTSSNSKLTFNVSRGWIPPFQLISLYLGSCNIANGFPQWLRNQRKLHMLDLSNSTISGPLPTWLQEMPIIPWLDLSHNRLSGPLTNLPNGGNDNVFIFWSYPVLFLEYNLFKGSIPRSLCRRIYLQELDLSRNMLSGKIPNCVGNLQSLTTMRLSSNWLSGVIPRSLPLIPSLFWLSLNNNDFIGELPQELGNLQGLKVLDLGDNKFSGNIPKWIGKNLTSLLVLRLRKNNFTGRIPPSLCKTSTLQILDLAYNNLMGTIPRCVGKLNGMIESHSRIVYPFDIDNDKNVIQFMKDFDIEYTTTWRIVFNIDLSSNKLMGEVPVEITTLSMLLGLNLSNNHLSGGIPESIGNMTQLFSLDLSKNKLSGRIPSSMASLNFLSHFEFVTQQLVGTNSNGKSTANTY from the coding sequence ATGGCATGGGCTTTTGGCCTTACATCACTCGAGCTTCTCTACTTGAATTCAGTGAATCTTAGTGGAACACAGAATTGGAACATGGCGCTTCACATGACTCCCTCGTTAAAAGAGTTCAGTTTGTCAGGTTGTAGTCTTTCCAATGTAAATCTTGGTCCTTTTCTTAATTCGAGTAGAATACTTCCCAACATCCAACACCTCAATCTTGGCTACAATTCTTTCAAAGGCCCACTCCCTGGcctttttcaaaatatgtcatcCCTAACTTTCCTCGATCTTTCTGGATTTAATCTTAGTTTGGCATGGAACTTTCCAAACCTACTAAGCATGATCCCTTCTTTATCAGAGATTCATTTGTCAGGTTGTGGGCTCGATAAGACATGTCTATCTTCTTCCCCTCTTCTTAATTTCAGTACACTTTCTAACATCCAGCACCTCGATCTTGGCAATAATCCACTTGGAGGAATATTTCCATCCTTTTTGACTAACATGAGTTCCCTAAGAGTCCTTGAGCTTTCAAACACAATGTTGAATTCATCGCTTCCTATTCTGCCTAAACTTCTAGTACTTCATCTTTCTAGTAACAAGTTTAAGCAAATTGAGCATGTTGGTATCTGGAGACAGTGCCACCTGAAACAATTAAGTGTAACAGATAATGAGTTTGATATGGAAATGACTGACCCACCAAAAAACGCATCAGAATGCTCCCAATATGCTTTGGAGTTTCTGGAATTAAGTTGGAGTTTAAAAGGTAGAATTCCAGAAACACTTGGAAGACTGACGAATTTAAGAGACCTTGACCTATCGGATAACGGAGTGACTGGTACAATCCCTGAATCTCTAGGAAGATTAAGTTTTTTAGAAGTACTTGATCTATCTCAAAACCAATTGACTGGTCTCATTCCAGAATCCCTTGGAAAATTGGCAGCTTTAACAGATATGGATCTAGGATCTAATTTGTTAAATGGGACTATTCCAGTTTCAATTGGGCAACTTGCCAAACTTCGTTCACTCTATATCTCTAGAAATTATTTAGAAGGAGCAATTATTGAAGCCCATTTTGCTAACCTTTCGATGTTAGAGCATTTGGATACTTCTTCTAACAGTAAGTTGACTTTCAATGTTTCACGTGGGTGGATACCTCCATTCCAGTTGATATCTCTTTATCTCGGTTCTTGCAATATTGCGAATGGATTTCCACAGTGGCTTCGAAATCAAAGGAAACTTCATATGTTAGATCTGTCCAATTCCACAATTTCGGGACCTCTGCCCACATGGTTGCAGGAGATGCCCATCATTCCTTGGTTAGATCTCTCTCACAACAGACTCAGCGGACCTTTGACAAACCTTCCTAATGGGGGAAATgataatgtttttatattttggtcTTACCCCGTATTATTTCTAGAATATAACCTTTTCAAAGGATCGATTCCGAGGTCATTGTGCAGAAGGATATATTTGCAAGAACTTGATCTTTCCAGAAATATGTTAAGTGGGAAAATTCCCAACTGTGTGGGGAATCTGCAGAGTTTGACAACCATGAGATTAAGCTCAAATTGGCTCTCTGGTGTCATTCCACGTTCATTACCTCTTATTCCATCATTATTTTGGTTAAGTTTGAACAATAATGACTTTATTGGTGAACTTCCTCAAGAATTAGGGAATCTACAAGGTTTGAAAGTCTTAGATTTGGGTGATAATAAGTTCTCTGGAAATATACCCAAATGGATCGGGAAAAACCTTACATCTTTGTTAGTTTTGAGGTTACGCAAAAATAACTTCACAGGTAGAATTCCTCCATCTCTATGCAAAACTTCAACTCTTCAAATTTTGGATCTTGCATACAACAACTTAATGGGAACCATCCCTCGTTGTGTAGGAAAGTTAAATGGCATGATTGAGAGTCACTCAAGAATTGTGTATCCTTTCGATATCGATAATGATAAGAATGTGATTCAGTTCATGAAAGATTTTGATATTGAATATACAACAACTTGGAGAATTGTTTTTAACATCGATCTTTCAAGCAATAAACTCATGGGAGAAGTACCAGTCGAGATAACTACACTTTCTATGTTGTTGGGTCTGAATTTGTCTAACAATCATCTCAGTGGGGGTATTCCAGAGAGCATTGGAAACATGACACAATTATTTTCTCTTGATTTGTCAA